One Odontesthes bonariensis isolate fOdoBon6 chromosome 12, fOdoBon6.hap1, whole genome shotgun sequence genomic window, CTGTTCCACCTGAACATCGTGCGGCCACGGCTGGAAAAGTCCGATGTGTGGCCTCCTTCCTGCTCCAAACAAAGAGCGAATCGGGTGGAAGTTCGGCTCGGCTCGTCAGCAGGACAGCAGGCGGGAAGGATAGTTGACGAAACAGCGGAACTCGTTTGACAAGTTTCTGTTGTGTTTGGGCAAAAAGCTGCACATTTTTACATCCAGCACTTCTTTGGCAACATTCTCCATGATAGCTCCTGtagaacaaacaaaagaaaggcATAAACAgctgctaataaacacaaagagATGAAGAGAAAGCAAAGCTAATTACTGCATTTCATGTTGCAGAAAGACTGAAGGAAAACTGATGCTGATAGAACCATCAGAGCCGCCTCTCACCCGTGCACAGCAGCACTTTGCCTTTGCTCAGGTACTTGACGGTCGTGGCCACTTTGCTCAGACACTCCTCGGAAAGGTAAGGCGGGTCGGCGAGGACGATGTCGAAGCTCTGCGGAGCCACGCCGGAGGGCAGAGAAAGCGGCTCGTTGTAGTCGTAGAAGATGAAGTCCTCTCCGTAGGTGGCGAAGCGGCGGTCGTACTCCAACACGACGGCGGACACTCGGGCTGACCCGTCCACCACGCCCTGCTTCAGCTTCTGGTACACGCTGGGCGCGCTCACACACGCTATTCTGAGAGGGAAGGAAGCGCAGCGCACCTTTAGTGTCGCCTTTAAACGGGACAGCCGACAGAAACGTGTTAAAGTTTGAGGACTTCTTATGtagagaaaacaaaaagctgCACACTTCCTCTTAGAAGGTCTCCAAAGTTCTTCagaatgacaaaacaaaaggtTTAAGGATTTGTTAAAGTCCTGTACATGAGGACTGTAGAAAAAGACATTCTGTGCTGCAAATTAGCCTTTTTTTGGCCTACATCTGTTCACATTTTTGGAAAGTAAAATATGACGAATTAACATCCCAACTGTAACTGCCAGATCCTGATGGAATCCCCcatttttgattgtttttgtgAGATAGTCTTCTCATAATGCAGAATGACGATAGGTCAGAATTAGCCTGAGGATTTCAaggttttcatgtttttgtctCATCAAATTCACTCTGTGATATATGCGTCGATTTCCCTCCATTTATAGCATAAAGGAGCTGTCTGTAGCTAATTCGGCATAATTTAATCTAAAAAATTTAAACAATGCGTCCATCATACTTAcagtaaaatgtaacatttgTTTGCACGAGTTAAAACTTTAAATACACTTATAAAAACATCCATTCCACCATTCTTTGTGAATTTAAGTGGAGCTGGATGCAGATAGTGATATCAACGCCACTCTGACTCCTGgattctgactttttttggCATTTATGACGCCTTAAAACAAGCTGTGTGCTGATAACCGAGTAGCATCCAAAGCGAGTGGATGTTTGGGTGTAGTTGTGCAGTTTTACCTGCCTCCTTCTCCGGCTTCTCGTATGACCTCCTCTGCCAACTGTGCCGCCGTCTCGTCGCTGTACCAGAACTGACTCATccgctgacacacacacacacacacacacacagcgtcagttTACTTTATCAAAATATGTTCAATTTATCAGTTCATTCATATTCATTGTGAGTCTGTATTGAAAATCATGGGAATAATTTGGTTTTGTCTTAAACTGACAAAGGTGTTTGTGGTTACCAGTGATGGGAAGTAACGTGTTGCTGTAATCCGATTACTTTTTCAAGTAACGAGTAAAGTAAGGGATTAGATTACTGTTACTTTCCCGCAAGCAGGCTGCGTTACTAAACCGTGGTTTTGTCTCATGACAATCATGTATGAGCGGTGCGACGTCAGTACGTGCTCAATGAGATAACATGGAGCGTTTAATGCTTGGAAGAACCAACATTACTTTGAGTTTGAATCGGTAAAAAGTGTCAAAAACATGAGCGTCCGCTGCACACTCAGCGTGGGAAGAAATTTTCTTTTATCTACAGCGAAAAATTCCGCCTCAAATCTGAGTGAATGTGAAACTTAAGGCCTCACTATGCTTCTCCGTAGTCACAGAGAGGCTCTctgtcctttcgaagttctccgtcgggctgtctgatacgcaaggcagttcacctcccgatcagtaggcgtcgctacgctagacgacccaatctcgcaacgtctatcgtgaaagtcgttgattgattgttcaccttccggctccgttccgctcctcacagtgaacgatggcgagcgagagagaaagactgttgttggagttggagcttgttgattttgaaatgcaaataactttgaccaaatgttgaccggccacacagtaaactctttcaaaaatggcggtgttgttgttctgagaggaaggagcgaaaccggaaaagtgattccggataTGATGTtattagccgaccaatcacaacccttgcggtctccgtcgcATCGACAGATAGGAATTTTttgagagcgtctccgggagggtctccgttgatggagagggctctccgtaggcgaccataaatcagcctttagtgcCGCTGAACTGAAGGAGCTCGTCGCTGGCTATATTGTCGAGGACATATTGTCCATTTCCACTGGAGACTGAATCATTCCGACGCATCGTAGAAAAATACCGACCAAAAGCTACCGCAGAGAAAATCATTTACAGGACAGCTTGAGAGAGAAAACACATAATTGTTATTATGTGTATTAATAAGCTATTATGTGAATTCTATATGATGGAATATGCAGAAAGAATAGAATTAGGCTGAAGGGTCTGTTGCTTTATAGCGTACTCAGGTTGTGCATCAAATTTGTGAAAAGTAACTAAGTAAAGTAAtcagtaatgtaactaattactttgaaAATAAGTCATCAGTAAAGTAACTGGATTACTTTCTTGGACAAGTAATCAGAAACTAATTACTATTTCCAAGCAACTTGAGCAACACTGGTGGTTACTCAGGTGTGTTTCATCAGTGCAGGGATGAGATAACTCGGCTTTCTTCTACAGTCTGTCGGTGCCTTTGTTCAACATGAGGACAAAAGCTATTATGAAGCTGGAAAAACTAGAATAAAACCATTAGAGACACGGGTTAAAACCTTAGGATTACAGAAATCATTAAGAGGAAAGAATGCACTGGTAGGCCCAGGAAGACAGAAGAATCCTCACTGTGGTGAAGTAAAGTCCTCACAGGTCTGCCCGACAGATCAGAAGCTGTCCTCAGGAGGCAGGTGTGTCACAGAAGACTTcataaacagaaacacagaggctacagtgctacatgctaaccgctagttagccacaaaAACAGGATGGACACATTACAGTTTGCCACAAAGTccttaaaggagctgcagagttctGGAAAAAGGTGTTCTGGACAGACGAGACCCAGATGAACCTGCATCAGAGTGATGGCAGGAAGAAAGTGGAGACCAACGGGAAGAGCCAAAGATCCAAAGCACAGCAGCCCCTCTGTTAAACACGGCGGAGGGGGTGTTATGGTGTGGGAACGTATGGCTGCCACAGGTACCGGTTCACTCAGCTCCACTGATGATGGAGCCGCTGATGGCAGCTGGATATAAACATCTGATCTGCTCAGGTCCAGTAAATGCCTCCAAAGCTTCAACCTGCAACAAGATGATGATCCCAAACATCCtgctgagcagcagcagagtttcTCAGAACATTTCTGAATGGCCGAGCCACTCACCTGATTTAAATCCAGCTGAGCAAACAAAGTACTAAACATGGCTGCTTTAACGCACCCACCATCGTTCTGTCCCAAACATTATGGAGGGGGAATATCTGCTGTTTATCCTAAATATAAGTTCATCTGAGTCAAACTCTTTTCTTATTCGACTtagtttctatttatttatttcaaatcaaccaggaaataaaagctcTTGAGATGTAAAATGTCTTTTTCAACAGCTCAGGTCAGCAGAAATAAACACAACAATGCCGCTTTAGTGACTCCAGCTGCTTAAGACTGAGGTGAGACTCAGGGTAAATCCAGTGAACTCACCCAGTCCTCCTCCACTGCTCCCACAGCGAACTGTTCGGACTGCGTGGTGCTGTGATCCGGATCGGTTCTGGTCTCGTTATAAAACTCCTGCAGGGCAGCCAGGGTGTGGGCAGAGAGGGTGGGAACATCGTCATCACTGTCGCTCATGGCTGATGGAGCACAGGTGGagcacaggaggaggaggaggaggaggaggagacagtgGTCCTTGAGGAATGATGGGGAGACGGGTGTCTGCTGGAGCTCAACACCTGAAACTGTTAACGGTTAATAAACAAGGTTTATTGGAGTGAAACAGGCTCCAAAACCAAACCAATCCCTCAGAGATGGAGACACATCTGCAGTATACTGAAATGTCATCCTTCCTCACCCTGAATAAAATGCTTTGTGGTTTTACAGCTCGAACCTTCTGACACAgaagcacgttcatcagcagaTTGTGGATGCAAACATCACTTTAACAGCCGCAAACAATTCCACTGAAAAGAGTTGGACTCATTTTTAATATCAGAAATCAGCCTGAACTTCTGCTGGTATGACAGTTCTGAGGTTTGTCTCTTCTCTGGATCATCTTAAAGCCACATGGGGTCGCGTGACTAATTTAAATAAAGTGTAAATCCTGAAGCTTCAAACCGCTGACTTTGTGTTTAAAGCTGAGCTGAAGGGAACAAACCGGGAACATACCTGCTCAGAAATGTGCTCCTTCCACCCTGTTAGTGCTCTGTTTGCGACATGTGAGCAGAAACCGGAAGAAGACGCGACCCACAAACTACGGCTTCCGTAGAGGGACAAAATGCCCCGAGTAACTGTTAATAAATAACTGTGTTTATCCAtagttttaacatgattttgGTAGTTTTTAGGGGTTTTGTTTCATCTGCAGTAAGAAGATTTGAAAGATTCAGACTCAAAGAGTGAGCTACTATCAGTGGAAGCGTTTATTCACTTTTCATCGATCACATGCAATCAATATGTGATCAGCTTCTTAAAGCCGGCAGGACTGATGCAGATTAAACGAGGAAAAACTCAGTCTTAGCCAATATTAGTAGTTCATTTACACCTTCCAatgctttaaaacattt contains:
- the eef1akmt1 gene encoding EEF1A lysine methyltransferase 1, translating into MSDSDDDVPTLSAHTLAALQEFYNETRTDPDHSTTQSEQFAVGAVEEDWRMSQFWYSDETAAQLAEEVIREAGEGGRIACVSAPSVYQKLKQGVVDGSARVSAVVLEYDRRFATYGEDFIFYDYNEPLSLPSGVAPQSFDIVLADPPYLSEECLSKVATTVKYLSKGKVLLCTGAIMENVAKEVLDVKMCSFLPKHNRNLSNEFRCFVNYPSRLLSC